Proteins encoded together in one Miscanthus floridulus cultivar M001 chromosome 16, ASM1932011v1, whole genome shotgun sequence window:
- the LOC136513633 gene encoding uncharacterized protein → MYAGGESRPNGGGGGGGGGGDALRRRRQPGAAAASSSSSSSSTGRGAEEGWEEHERGQRQARRKKQQQGRREAVARAIRGGLPSCWGGVSVVQEAASGGQRAARRWSRRERAAAAADRDAAAGDDDGSGPGAGTATAAPAPPAAWCCVCPGGDCSLEPNPSANGKEDAGVRSLLEQNDFFSADCNPHADVLPAGADTAAAYESS, encoded by the coding sequence ATGTATGCGGGCGGGGAGAGCCGGCCCAATggtgggggcgggggcgggggcgggggtggAGACGCGCTCCGGCGGCGGAGGCAGCCCGGCGCGGCCGCCGCGTCTTCTTCTTCGTCATCGTCGTCGACCGGCAGAGGAGCGGAGGAGGGATGGGAGGAGCATGAGCGAGGGCAGAGGCAGGCGCGGCGCAAGAAGCAGCAGCAGGGGAGGCGCGAGGCGGTGGCCAGGGCGATCCGGGGCGGGCTGCCCTCCTGCTGGGGCGGCGTCTCGGTGGTTCAGGAGGCCGCCTCCGGTGGGCAGAGGGCTGCGAGGAGGTGGAGCCGGCGGGAGAGAGCGGCCGCTGCCGCCGATCGAGATGCTGCCGCCGGCGACGACGATGGTTCCGGGCCGGGCGCGGGCACCGCCACTGCAGCGCCAGCGCCGCCGGCGGCGTGGTGCTGCGTGTGCCCGGGCGGCGACTGCTCGCTGGAGCCCAACCCGAGCGCCAACGGCAAGGAGGACGCCGGCGTCCGGTCTCTCCTCGAGCAGAACGATTTCTTCTCCGCCGACTGCAACCCGCACGCCGACGTCCTCCCCGCCGGCGCCGACACCGCCGCCGCCTACGAGTCGTCGTAG